From one Sus scrofa isolate TJ Tabasco breed Duroc chromosome 9, Sscrofa11.1, whole genome shotgun sequence genomic stretch:
- the TMEM136 gene encoding transmembrane protein 136 isoform X1: MTQCCFLRVHPLSFWFWSFHRRMALALCLQVLCSLGGWLSLYISFCRLNKHRSYEWSCRLVTFTHGVLSIGLSAYIGFIDGPWPFTHPGSPNTPLQVHVLCLTLGYFIFDLGWCIYFQSEGALMLAHHTLSILGIIMALVLGESGTEVNAVLFGSEITNPLLQMRWFLRETGHYHSFTGDVVDFLFVALFTGVRIGVGSRLLFCEMVSSKPRWFVKVGGVAMYVVSWCFMFSIWRFAWRKSIKKYHAWRSRRSEERQLRHNGHLKMH; the protein is encoded by the exons ATGACCCAATGCTGTTTTCTTAGGGTGcatcctttgtctttctggttttgGTCTTTTCACCGTAGGATGGCCTTAGCTCTGTGTCTGCAGGTGCTGTGCAGCCTGGGGGGCTGGCTCTCCCTCTACATTTCTTTCTGTCGCCTGAATAAGCACCGAAGCTATGAGTGGAGCTGCCGGCTGGTTACATTCACCCACGGAGTCCTCTCAATAGGTCTCTCAGCTTACATTGGCTTCATTGATGGCCCTTGGCCTTTTACCCACCCAG GCTCTCCCAATACACCTCTTCAAGTGCACGTTCTCTGTCTCACCTTGGGCTACTTCATCTTCGACTTGGGCTGGTGCATCTACTTCCAGTCTGAGGGTGCCCTGATGCTGGCTCACCACACACTGAGTATCTTGGGCATCATCATGGCCCTGGTGCTTGGAGAGTCAGGCACAGAGGTCAATGCAGTCCTCTTTGGAAGCGAGATTACCAATCCCTTGCTACAGATGCGCTGGTTTCTTCGTGAAACGGGCCATTACCATAGTTTCACTGGAGATGTGGTGGATTTCCTCTTTGTGGCTCTGTTCACTGGCGTGAGGATTGGCGTAGGATCTCGcctcctcttctgtgaaatggtcTCATCCAAGCCCAGGTGGTTTGTGAAGGTTGGGGGAGTAGCGATGTACGTTGTCTCTTGGTGTTTCATGTTTAGCATCTGGCGCTTTGCATGGAGGAAAAGCATCAAGAAGTACCATGCCTGGAGAAGCCGGCGGAGTGAGGAACGGCAGCTGAGACATAACGGACACCTCAAGATGCACTAG
- the TMEM136 gene encoding transmembrane protein 136 isoform X2, whose amino-acid sequence MALALCLQVLCSLGGWLSLYISFCRLNKHRSYEWSCRLVTFTHGVLSIGLSAYIGFIDGPWPFTHPGSPNTPLQVHVLCLTLGYFIFDLGWCIYFQSEGALMLAHHTLSILGIIMALVLGESGTEVNAVLFGSEITNPLLQMRWFLRETGHYHSFTGDVVDFLFVALFTGVRIGVGSRLLFCEMVSSKPRWFVKVGGVAMYVVSWCFMFSIWRFAWRKSIKKYHAWRSRRSEERQLRHNGHLKMH is encoded by the exons ATGGCCTTAGCTCTGTGTCTGCAGGTGCTGTGCAGCCTGGGGGGCTGGCTCTCCCTCTACATTTCTTTCTGTCGCCTGAATAAGCACCGAAGCTATGAGTGGAGCTGCCGGCTGGTTACATTCACCCACGGAGTCCTCTCAATAGGTCTCTCAGCTTACATTGGCTTCATTGATGGCCCTTGGCCTTTTACCCACCCAG GCTCTCCCAATACACCTCTTCAAGTGCACGTTCTCTGTCTCACCTTGGGCTACTTCATCTTCGACTTGGGCTGGTGCATCTACTTCCAGTCTGAGGGTGCCCTGATGCTGGCTCACCACACACTGAGTATCTTGGGCATCATCATGGCCCTGGTGCTTGGAGAGTCAGGCACAGAGGTCAATGCAGTCCTCTTTGGAAGCGAGATTACCAATCCCTTGCTACAGATGCGCTGGTTTCTTCGTGAAACGGGCCATTACCATAGTTTCACTGGAGATGTGGTGGATTTCCTCTTTGTGGCTCTGTTCACTGGCGTGAGGATTGGCGTAGGATCTCGcctcctcttctgtgaaatggtcTCATCCAAGCCCAGGTGGTTTGTGAAGGTTGGGGGAGTAGCGATGTACGTTGTCTCTTGGTGTTTCATGTTTAGCATCTGGCGCTTTGCATGGAGGAAAAGCATCAAGAAGTACCATGCCTGGAGAAGCCGGCGGAGTGAGGAACGGCAGCTGAGACATAACGGACACCTCAAGATGCACTAG
- the TMEM136 gene encoding transmembrane protein 136 isoform X3 produces the protein MLAHHTLSILGIIMALVLGESGTEVNAVLFGSEITNPLLQMRWFLRETGHYHSFTGDVVDFLFVALFTGVRIGVGSRLLFCEMVSSKPRWFVKVGGVAMYVVSWCFMFSIWRFAWRKSIKKYHAWRSRRSEERQLRHNGHLKMH, from the coding sequence ATGCTGGCTCACCACACACTGAGTATCTTGGGCATCATCATGGCCCTGGTGCTTGGAGAGTCAGGCACAGAGGTCAATGCAGTCCTCTTTGGAAGCGAGATTACCAATCCCTTGCTACAGATGCGCTGGTTTCTTCGTGAAACGGGCCATTACCATAGTTTCACTGGAGATGTGGTGGATTTCCTCTTTGTGGCTCTGTTCACTGGCGTGAGGATTGGCGTAGGATCTCGcctcctcttctgtgaaatggtcTCATCCAAGCCCAGGTGGTTTGTGAAGGTTGGGGGAGTAGCGATGTACGTTGTCTCTTGGTGTTTCATGTTTAGCATCTGGCGCTTTGCATGGAGGAAAAGCATCAAGAAGTACCATGCCTGGAGAAGCCGGCGGAGTGAGGAACGGCAGCTGAGACATAACGGACACCTCAAGATGCACTAG